In Intestinibacillus sp. Marseille-P6563, a single genomic region encodes these proteins:
- the cmk gene encoding (d)CMP kinase: MKRISVAIDGPSGAGKSTIARAAAKTLGFLYVDTGALYRAIGLAVCRRGYDAFDRQEVISVLPDIQVELRYLLDMQRVYLNGEDVSELIRTPQIAQFASRVSSVQEVRDFLLGIQRDMAAKNSVVMDGRDIGTVILPQADVKIFLTASAEKRAERRCAELREKGQDVELGQVLADMARRDSLDAGRAVAPLRQAPDAVLLDTSDLTLEESIDAVLRIIRKAQDV, from the coding sequence ATGAAACGAATTTCTGTTGCCATTGACGGCCCCTCGGGAGCCGGAAAAAGCACAATCGCACGTGCCGCAGCCAAAACCCTTGGGTTCTTGTATGTGGATACCGGTGCGCTTTACCGGGCCATCGGCCTTGCGGTCTGCCGCCGCGGCTATGACGCCTTTGACCGGCAGGAGGTCATTTCGGTGCTGCCGGATATTCAGGTCGAACTGCGGTATCTGCTGGATATGCAGCGTGTCTACTTAAATGGTGAGGATGTGTCCGAACTCATCCGCACCCCACAGATCGCCCAGTTTGCGTCTCGTGTTTCCTCGGTACAGGAAGTGCGCGATTTTCTGCTGGGCATCCAGCGCGACATGGCGGCCAAAAACAGCGTTGTTATGGATGGGCGTGACATTGGTACGGTCATTTTGCCGCAAGCTGATGTGAAAATCTTTTTGACCGCTTCGGCGGAAAAGCGGGCTGAACGCCGCTGCGCTGAACTGCGCGAAAAGGGCCAGGATGTGGAACTCGGCCAGGTGCTTGCCGATATGGCGCGCCGCGATTCGCTGGACGCCGGCCGAGCCGTCGCTCCCCTGCGTCAGGCGCCCGATGCGGTCCTGCTGGACACCAGCGATTTGACGCTGGAAGAAAGCATTGACGCCGTTCTGCGCATCATTCGCAAAGCGCAGGATGTCTAG
- a CDS encoding lysophospholipid acyltransferase family protein: MAKYHPYFQHIALPCVSAALHLYFGYKVIGRENIPEGGCVICPNHSDVIDPPLVAAAMGNSHRIRLMAKKELFSSKFFGGLITWLGAFPVDRDRADITAIKTALQAVKDGRKLIIFPQGTRDAKEGDAKEGAAMLALKTKAPIVPVYVTEHKHFRTRARVVFGKPFLPDPKTRDYAAVSEDILRRIYELRKEIPS, from the coding sequence ATGGCAAAGTATCATCCCTATTTTCAACATATCGCGCTGCCCTGCGTGTCGGCTGCGCTGCATCTGTATTTTGGTTATAAAGTCATCGGCCGGGAGAACATTCCGGAAGGCGGTTGTGTCATCTGTCCCAACCACTCGGATGTCATCGATCCCCCGCTTGTTGCGGCTGCGATGGGCAACTCACACCGCATCCGCCTGATGGCGAAGAAAGAACTGTTTTCGAGCAAATTTTTCGGCGGACTCATTACCTGGCTGGGGGCGTTCCCGGTCGACCGTGACCGCGCGGATATTACCGCCATCAAGACGGCCTTGCAGGCTGTCAAAGATGGCCGGAAACTGATCATTTTCCCGCAAGGCACACGCGACGCCAAGGAAGGCGATGCCAAGGAAGGTGCCGCGATGCTGGCCCTGAAAACTAAGGCTCCCATCGTGCCGGTCTATGTTACCGAGCACAAGCATTTCCGTACACGAGCTCGTGTCGTATTCGGGAAACCTTTCCTCCCCGACCCCAAAACGCGCGACTATGCGGCGGTTTCCGAAGATATTCTGCGCCGCATCTATGAACTGCGCAAGGAGATCCCCTCATGA
- a CDS encoding bifunctional 4-hydroxy-3-methylbut-2-enyl diphosphate reductase/30S ribosomal protein S1, with the protein MMVRVAKTAGFCFGVRRAVNMAEELAKQHDVLYCYGEIIHNTHEIDRLAAQGVRTALTIDEIPDGAHVLIRAHGVPQSVYQAFAAKGCQVSDATCPFVAKIHRIVAEEYSAGRKIIILGSAGHPEIVGIAGWCQEAMVFETPEELTAAFSEGKLASDDPLSVVGQTTLNRALWDISVKILKKRCTNCKIFDTICNATDERQAEARLLAGESGCMIVIGDKKSSNTKRLYEISKTLCPHVFYIEDAAELKADEITRFGHHAVGITAGASTPAWIIKEVSNMMSEEMKIETGEDFAAMLEESLKSIKNGEKVTGTVIAVSPTEVQVDLGAKQTAYIPIDELSDDPSYKVEENIHPGDEIEAVVVRVNDGEGLISLSKKRVDQLKGWETIEAAKEEHTIVEGVIVEENRGGVVATAFGVRVFIPASQTGVPKDESMAKLVKTKQSFYITEINRQRKRVVGSIRAVQQEARKAAAEKIWETIEVGNEYEGTVKSLTSYGAFVDIGGVDGMIHISELSWGRIKHPSEVVSIGDTVKVYVIGLDKENKKISLGYKREEDNPWNIFTSQYAVGDTAKVKILKFMPFGAFAEIVPGVDGLIHISQIADHRIAKADETLSVGEEVDAKIIDINDEKKKVSLSIRALLTGEGDEE; encoded by the coding sequence ATGATGGTGCGGGTTGCCAAGACCGCCGGCTTTTGTTTCGGGGTACGCCGCGCGGTGAATATGGCCGAAGAACTGGCCAAACAACACGATGTGCTGTACTGTTATGGTGAGATCATTCACAACACCCATGAGATCGACCGCTTGGCGGCACAGGGCGTGCGCACCGCCCTCACGATCGATGAAATCCCGGATGGTGCCCATGTGCTCATCCGCGCCCACGGCGTGCCGCAATCGGTCTATCAGGCGTTTGCCGCCAAGGGCTGCCAGGTATCGGATGCGACCTGTCCATTTGTTGCCAAAATCCACCGGATCGTTGCGGAAGAATATTCCGCTGGACGGAAAATTATTATTTTAGGCAGCGCGGGACATCCGGAAATTGTCGGCATTGCCGGATGGTGCCAGGAAGCCATGGTCTTTGAAACTCCAGAAGAACTTACTGCGGCATTTTCCGAAGGAAAGCTTGCTTCGGATGATCCTCTGAGCGTGGTTGGCCAAACCACCCTGAATCGGGCGCTTTGGGATATTTCTGTGAAAATTCTGAAAAAAAGGTGTACAAACTGCAAAATATTTGATACAATATGTAATGCGACGGACGAGCGCCAAGCGGAGGCTCGTCTTCTTGCCGGAGAATCGGGATGCATGATTGTGATTGGGGATAAAAAGAGCTCGAACACAAAGAGGCTCTATGAAATCAGCAAAACTCTCTGCCCACATGTGTTCTACATCGAAGATGCGGCCGAATTGAAGGCAGATGAGATTACCCGGTTCGGACACCACGCGGTGGGGATTACCGCAGGTGCTTCCACCCCGGCATGGATTATTAAGGAGGTCAGTAACATGATGAGCGAAGAAATGAAAATTGAAACTGGTGAGGATTTCGCCGCAATGCTGGAGGAATCCCTCAAGTCTATAAAGAATGGAGAAAAAGTAACTGGTACCGTTATCGCTGTTTCGCCGACCGAAGTTCAGGTTGACCTGGGCGCAAAGCAGACGGCATACATCCCGATCGACGAACTGTCCGACGACCCGTCCTACAAGGTTGAAGAGAACATTCATCCGGGCGATGAGATCGAAGCAGTTGTTGTTCGCGTAAACGACGGCGAAGGCCTGATTTCGCTTTCCAAGAAGCGTGTCGATCAGCTCAAGGGCTGGGAGACCATCGAGGCTGCCAAGGAAGAACACACCATCGTAGAAGGTGTTATCGTAGAAGAAAACCGCGGCGGTGTGGTTGCAACTGCATTTGGCGTACGTGTATTCATCCCAGCTTCCCAGACCGGCGTTCCGAAGGATGAGTCCATGGCTAAGCTGGTAAAGACCAAGCAGTCCTTCTATATCACCGAGATCAACCGTCAGCGCAAGCGCGTGGTTGGTTCTATCCGTGCGGTTCAGCAGGAAGCTCGCAAGGCAGCTGCTGAGAAGATCTGGGAGACCATCGAAGTTGGCAACGAGTACGAAGGCACTGTTAAGAGCCTGACCTCTTACGGCGCATTCGTTGACATCGGCGGCGTAGACGGCATGATCCACATCTCCGAACTGTCCTGGGGCCGCATCAAGCATCCGTCTGAGGTTGTTTCGATTGGCGACACCGTAAAGGTTTACGTCATCGGCCTGGACAAGGAGAACAAGAAGATCTCCCTGGGTTACAAGCGCGAAGAGGACAATCCGTGGAACATCTTCACCTCGCAGTATGCTGTTGGTGATACCGCAAAGGTTAAGATCCTGAAGTTTATGCCGTTTGGTGCATTTGCAGAGATCGTTCCGGGCGTTGACGGCCTGATCCACATCTCGCAGATCGCTGACCATCGCATTGCAAAGGCAGACGAGACCCTGTCGGTTGGTGAAGAAGTCGATGCAAAGATTATCGACATCAACGACGAAAAGAAGAAGGTTTCCCTGTCCATCCGTGCTCTGCTGACTGGCGAGGGCGACGAGGAATAA
- a CDS encoding cation-translocating P-type ATPase, translating to MESFFYRQTTDQTLQQMQSSRTGLDAAQAAERIQKYGPNELQEGKKKSIVQVFLEQFKDLLVIILLAAALISMVSGNVESTIVIFAVLLLNAVLGTVQHCKAEKSLQGLKSMSAPSAKVIRQGVRQVIPSAQVVPGDIVELEAGDLVVADGRILENFSLKVNESALTGESESVEKTQDVIAGDQVALGDRRNMVFSGSLVTYGRAVVVVTATGMQTELGKVAALMNQTQQRKTPLQQSLDDFSRRLAAIILVICVGVFALTLYHAGEITMPAVLDSMMFAVALAVAAIPEALSSIVTIVQAMGTQKMARQHAIIKELKAVETLGAVSVICSDKTGTLTQNKMTPQKIYADGELLDQEHLNLANDVQRLLLKAALLASDATTDEQTGAAIGDPTEIALVMIGDRLGVEENAYRAQHPRLQELAFDSDRKLMSTLHEIDGTPTLYTKGAMDVLLDRSHYVMTSRGPEPMTEKWRAQIEQINLQLSQEGLRVLAFACKTLPEVRPLTLEDESGFTFLGLISMIDPPRPEAIQAVADAKRGGIRTIMITGDHKITASAIARQIGILEEGDTAVAGVELDAMTDAELDEKLEHIAVYARVSPEHKIRIVQAWQRRGKIVSMTGDGVNDAPALKAADIGVAMGITGTEVSKDAASMILTDDNFATIVGAVVNGRGVYTNIKNAINFLLSGNMAGILCVLLTSILALPAPFAPVHLLFINLLTDSLPAIAIGMEPATGDLLGNKPRDPKEPILTPSLLRRILVYGILIASVTMGAYFIGLRGGGANMAMTLAFATLTLARLFHGFNCRGEKSVFQLGLRSNPASLLAFGAGVLLLAAVLFIPGLNGLFQVAEGSVQWLGIVAALAVLPTVVIQLYKVCTK from the coding sequence ATGGAATCATTTTTTTATCGACAGACTACCGACCAAACTTTGCAGCAGATGCAAAGTTCTCGGACGGGCCTGGATGCCGCGCAAGCGGCCGAGCGCATCCAGAAATATGGCCCCAATGAACTGCAAGAAGGCAAGAAAAAATCGATTGTCCAGGTCTTTTTGGAGCAGTTCAAAGACCTACTGGTTATCATCTTGCTGGCAGCGGCCCTGATTTCCATGGTATCCGGCAATGTAGAGAGTACGATCGTAATTTTTGCCGTGCTGCTGCTCAACGCAGTCTTGGGCACCGTGCAGCACTGCAAAGCTGAGAAGTCGCTGCAAGGTTTGAAGTCCATGTCAGCCCCCAGCGCCAAGGTGATCCGGCAAGGCGTGCGCCAGGTGATCCCTTCGGCGCAGGTGGTACCCGGCGACATTGTCGAACTGGAAGCCGGGGACTTGGTCGTTGCCGATGGCCGGATTTTGGAAAATTTTTCGCTCAAGGTCAATGAAAGTGCGCTGACCGGTGAGAGCGAAAGCGTGGAAAAAACACAGGATGTGATTGCCGGGGACCAAGTCGCATTGGGGGACCGGCGCAATATGGTGTTTTCCGGTTCGCTGGTCACGTATGGCCGGGCTGTGGTTGTGGTAACGGCGACCGGCATGCAGACCGAACTCGGCAAAGTCGCAGCGCTGATGAACCAGACCCAGCAGCGAAAGACGCCGCTTCAGCAGAGTTTGGATGACTTCAGTCGCCGCTTGGCTGCAATTATTTTGGTGATTTGTGTGGGCGTGTTTGCCCTGACCCTGTATCATGCAGGAGAGATCACCATGCCGGCGGTTTTGGATTCCATGATGTTTGCGGTTGCGCTGGCTGTGGCCGCCATCCCGGAAGCGCTCAGCTCGATTGTGACCATCGTGCAGGCCATGGGAACGCAAAAAATGGCCCGCCAGCATGCCATCATCAAAGAACTGAAAGCCGTCGAAACGTTGGGCGCAGTGTCGGTCATCTGTTCGGATAAGACCGGCACCCTGACCCAAAACAAAATGACCCCGCAAAAGATCTATGCCGATGGGGAGCTGCTCGACCAGGAACATCTGAACTTGGCCAACGATGTGCAGCGATTGCTGCTCAAAGCAGCGCTGTTGGCCAGCGATGCGACCACCGACGAGCAGACCGGCGCCGCCATTGGCGATCCGACCGAGATCGCGCTGGTTATGATCGGCGACCGTCTGGGTGTGGAGGAAAACGCCTACCGGGCGCAGCATCCCCGGCTGCAAGAGTTGGCTTTTGATTCCGACCGCAAGCTCATGAGCACGCTCCATGAAATTGACGGAACGCCGACGCTGTATACCAAAGGTGCCATGGACGTGCTGCTGGACCGGTCACATTACGTGATGACCTCCCGCGGACCCGAACCCATGACCGAAAAATGGCGGGCCCAAATTGAGCAAATCAATTTGCAGCTTTCCCAAGAAGGCTTGCGGGTGCTGGCCTTTGCCTGCAAGACCTTGCCGGAAGTTCGGCCGCTGACCTTGGAAGACGAATCGGGATTTACTTTCCTGGGACTCATCTCCATGATCGACCCGCCGCGGCCCGAAGCGATTCAGGCCGTCGCAGACGCCAAGCGGGGCGGCATTCGAACGATTATGATTACAGGCGACCATAAGATTACCGCGTCTGCCATTGCCCGGCAGATCGGCATTTTGGAGGAAGGGGATACCGCAGTCGCGGGCGTCGAGCTGGACGCAATGACCGACGCCGAACTGGATGAAAAGTTAGAGCATATCGCCGTATATGCCCGTGTATCGCCCGAGCATAAGATTCGCATTGTGCAGGCATGGCAGCGGCGCGGGAAGATTGTTTCCATGACTGGCGACGGCGTCAACGATGCGCCTGCCCTCAAGGCAGCCGATATCGGCGTTGCCATGGGCATTACCGGCACCGAGGTTTCCAAGGACGCAGCATCTATGATCCTAACCGATGATAATTTTGCAACGATCGTCGGCGCGGTCGTCAATGGCCGCGGGGTCTATACCAACATCAAAAATGCGATCAATTTCCTTCTGTCCGGCAACATGGCGGGCATCCTGTGCGTACTGCTGACCTCAATTTTGGCGCTTCCGGCACCCTTTGCGCCGGTGCACCTGTTGTTTATTAACCTGTTGACCGATTCGCTGCCGGCCATTGCAATTGGCATGGAACCGGCTACCGGCGACCTTCTGGGAAATAAGCCACGCGATCCCAAGGAGCCCATTTTAACACCGAGTCTACTACGACGGATTTTGGTGTACGGTATTTTGATTGCCAGCGTAACCATGGGAGCCTATTTCATCGGCCTGAGAGGTGGGGGCGCAAATATGGCAATGACATTAGCCTTTGCGACCCTGACGCTGGCGCGGCTGTTCCATGGCTTTAACTGCCGGGGAGAGAAGTCGGTATTCCAGCTTGGTTTGCGCAGCAATCCTGCCAGCCTGCTCGCGTTTGGGGCAGGGGTCTTGCTGTTGGCTGCGGTGTTGTTCATCCCCGGACTGAATGGTCTGTTCCAAGTGGCCGAAGGTTCGGTACAATGGCTTGGAATCGTAGCCGCTCTGGCAGTTTTGCCGACCGTTGTCATCCAGCTTTATAAAGTGTGCACAAAATAA
- the yunB gene encoding sporulation protein YunB — translation MRRINWRAWLILLLLCSLGCTWIFLRLLRPIVLEYAQNLVQQTASYAIHDTLTDVIYQNRAQYEDLVTLERDNENQVTALKTDTILADYLKVQLSRAAYDALNTLEQGGVDIPLGSVFFPTLFAGRGPTIHVGVASLGYADADFISAFTSAGINQTRHQILLEIQADARLMTAMGGCDVSITNRMTVTDTVIVGTVPDSYTYIDDTEQSLLGKINDYAE, via the coding sequence ATGCGGCGGATCAACTGGCGTGCCTGGCTGATTCTTTTGCTCCTGTGCAGCTTGGGATGCACCTGGATTTTTTTGCGTCTGCTGCGTCCCATTGTGCTGGAATATGCACAAAATCTGGTGCAGCAAACCGCCTCCTACGCCATTCACGATACGCTGACCGATGTAATTTATCAAAACCGCGCCCAATACGAAGATCTGGTCACGCTGGAGCGGGACAACGAAAATCAGGTCACGGCACTGAAAACCGACACCATCTTGGCCGATTATCTCAAGGTGCAGCTTTCCCGCGCAGCGTATGACGCGCTCAATACTCTCGAACAGGGCGGAGTGGACATCCCGCTCGGGTCGGTCTTCTTCCCCACTCTCTTTGCCGGGCGCGGGCCTACTATTCATGTCGGTGTGGCCTCGCTGGGATATGCAGACGCTGATTTTATCAGCGCCTTTACCTCGGCCGGCATCAACCAGACCCGCCATCAGATTTTGCTTGAAATCCAGGCTGACGCGCGGCTGATGACCGCCATGGGCGGCTGTGATGTCAGCATTACCAACCGCATGACAGTTACCGATACGGTCATTGTCGGCACGGTGCCGGATTCTTATACCTACATCGACGACACCGAACAAAGCCTACTTGGCAAAATCAACGATTACGCCGAATAA
- a CDS encoding ABC transporter permease translates to MMRSIRAEIMKLRRSCIWLAMLFLPLLSAGFGTANYLGNLSILQDQWYSLWTQHALFYCTLFAPALTGVYCAYVCRLEHLNRNWNLVMTMPVSRAQIWMSKIIVVSMLTGLTQLFIGILFVLSGKVAGLTAPIPLALVFWLVRGWCSLIVQTAVLLCVALVIRSFAVPVACGIGGGFLGIAVLVKGFGVYFPFSLLPLSMCSHNPTEPMQCSAGLFVCMSLFYFLLACACGISWMRRRDVQTA, encoded by the coding sequence ATGATGCGTTCCATTCGAGCCGAAATAATGAAGCTGCGGCGTTCGTGTATCTGGCTGGCCATGCTGTTTTTGCCGCTGCTATCTGCGGGATTTGGCACCGCCAATTATCTGGGCAACCTGTCGATTTTGCAGGACCAGTGGTATTCGCTCTGGACCCAGCATGCGCTGTTTTACTGCACGCTCTTTGCGCCCGCTCTCACGGGGGTATACTGTGCCTATGTCTGCCGGTTGGAGCATTTGAACCGCAACTGGAACTTAGTGATGACCATGCCAGTGTCCCGGGCGCAGATTTGGATGAGTAAGATCATCGTAGTATCCATGCTGACCGGCTTGACCCAGCTGTTCATCGGCATCCTGTTTGTGCTGTCGGGCAAGGTTGCGGGGCTCACAGCGCCAATCCCGCTCGCGCTGGTGTTTTGGCTGGTGCGCGGCTGGTGTAGTCTGATCGTACAGACGGCGGTGCTGCTCTGTGTGGCACTCGTCATACGGTCGTTTGCGGTACCGGTCGCCTGCGGCATTGGCGGCGGCTTCCTGGGGATTGCAGTGCTGGTCAAAGGATTTGGCGTATACTTTCCTTTTTCCCTGCTGCCGCTATCTATGTGTTCGCACAACCCAACCGAGCCCATGCAATGCAGCGCGGGACTCTTTGTGTGTATGTCGCTGTTTTATTTCCTGTTGGCCTGCGCATGCGGGATCAGCTGGATGCGCCGCAGGGACGTGCAGACCGCATAA